From one Paeniglutamicibacter psychrophenolicus genomic stretch:
- a CDS encoding S8 family serine peptidase, whose product MFDPDKKLTTAAVPVPGRFVVVFDAPGSAGAARFGARALQDEVPSVLEQQGFGLETYFPRLGVAVVDGELEQMGELLARCTAEGMPMNIVPEMLYRILPAFHDYTTGGVTPAPSSTPAFVDTAELTWGVQAVLAAESGYTGAGIRVAVLDTGFDAEHPDFVGRDVTTASFIDGEDSHDGHGHGTHCIGTSCGPRTLEGARGYGVAPQASIYAGKVLSNEGSGSDTGILAGIDWALQNDCHIISMSLGADVRQVHPPYVAAGRRALERGTLIIAAAGNNARRSAGDPGFVGAPANSPYIMAVGALDSALDVANFSARTLPGRGGQVDIAGPGIKVYSSWPMPNRYNTISGTSMATPHVAGVAALLSQATGFRGRELWAELAQQAQRLERPSVDVAAGLTRAPEPAETPAVPAPEEPAAGDESPESYYGHG is encoded by the coding sequence ATGTTCGACCCAGACAAGAAGCTCACAACCGCCGCAGTTCCGGTTCCCGGACGCTTCGTGGTGGTCTTCGATGCCCCCGGTTCGGCCGGGGCTGCCCGCTTCGGCGCCAGGGCCTTGCAGGACGAGGTGCCCTCCGTGCTGGAGCAGCAAGGCTTCGGCCTGGAAACCTACTTCCCGCGGCTCGGCGTCGCGGTCGTCGACGGGGAATTGGAGCAGATGGGCGAACTGCTCGCCCGCTGCACAGCCGAGGGCATGCCGATGAACATCGTCCCGGAAATGCTCTACCGGATCCTGCCGGCATTCCACGACTACACCACTGGCGGCGTTACCCCGGCTCCTTCCTCAACACCTGCCTTCGTCGACACCGCGGAGCTGACTTGGGGCGTGCAGGCGGTGCTCGCCGCCGAGTCCGGGTACACCGGGGCCGGCATCCGGGTGGCGGTGCTGGACACCGGCTTCGACGCGGAGCACCCCGATTTCGTCGGACGCGACGTCACAACCGCATCCTTCATCGACGGCGAGGACTCGCACGACGGGCACGGGCACGGCACGCACTGCATCGGCACTTCCTGCGGGCCACGCACCCTGGAAGGAGCCCGCGGCTACGGCGTCGCCCCGCAGGCCTCCATCTATGCCGGCAAGGTGCTCAGCAACGAGGGCTCCGGTTCGGACACCGGCATCCTGGCCGGGATCGACTGGGCCCTGCAAAACGACTGCCACATCATTTCCATGTCCCTCGGTGCCGATGTGCGCCAGGTCCACCCGCCCTATGTCGCCGCGGGGCGCCGGGCGCTGGAGCGCGGCACGCTGATCATCGCGGCGGCCGGCAACAACGCGCGGCGCTCGGCCGGGGATCCGGGATTCGTCGGGGCACCTGCCAACAGCCCCTACATCATGGCCGTCGGAGCGCTGGATTCCGCGCTGGACGTCGCCAACTTCTCGGCACGCACCCTGCCGGGACGCGGCGGCCAGGTGGACATCGCAGGCCCCGGAATCAAGGTCTATTCCTCGTGGCCGATGCCCAACCGCTACAACACCATCAGCGGGACCTCGATGGCCACCCCGCACGTCGCCGGGGTCGCCGCACTGCTCAGCCAGGCCACGGGATTCCGCGGCCGCGAGCTCTGGGCGGAGCTGGCCCAGCAGGCCCAACGCCTGGAACGGCCCTCTGTTGATGTCGCGGCAGGCCTTACCCGGGCCCCGGAACCGGCCGAGACCCCGGCGGTTCCCGCCCCGGAGGAGCCCGCGGCGGGGGACGAATCCCCGGAGAGCTATTACGGCCATGGATGA
- a CDS encoding IS3 family transposase gives MTEKINQVHQENHGVEGAKKVYAALNRSGHKVDRCTVVRFMRRVGHHCSLSARFLI, from the coding sequence ATGACGGAGAAGATCAACCAAGTGCACCAGGAAAACCACGGCGTTGAAGGGGCCAAGAAGGTCTATGCGGCCCTGAACCGTTCCGGCCACAAGGTGGATAGGTGCACGGTGGTGCGGTTCATGCGTCGTGTTGGGCACCACTGCAGCTTGTCGGCCAGGTTCTTAATTTGA
- a CDS encoding PIG-L deacetylase family protein yields the protein MNEAHSIAVIVAHPDDDAYGCAGSIALHEHDPGFRFVLVLATDGGAGQIARGVPATPETLGAWRRVESANAWRAHGTVPVRHEWLGYADGHVAEADFEELVARLQSILEAERPQVVATFGPDGITGHRDHIAIGRAADEAFHRARCVPGPGLRRLVHGAIRASVLERWNTARRRAGAEEWDPGREYHLRPVPDEAIDIEVDTSAVCSRIVAGLLEHRSQREVLIEPGASVRRWERVVSREPAVMAWPPRAAGQPVLADLFEGL from the coding sequence ATGAACGAGGCGCATTCCATCGCGGTCATCGTCGCCCACCCGGACGACGACGCCTATGGTTGCGCCGGTTCCATCGCCCTGCATGAGCACGACCCCGGGTTCAGGTTTGTCCTGGTGCTGGCCACGGACGGGGGCGCCGGGCAGATCGCCCGCGGGGTGCCTGCGACCCCCGAGACCCTTGGCGCATGGCGGAGGGTGGAAAGCGCCAATGCGTGGCGTGCCCACGGCACCGTCCCGGTCCGCCACGAATGGCTGGGATATGCCGACGGGCACGTGGCCGAGGCCGACTTCGAGGAGCTGGTGGCTCGGTTGCAGTCAATCCTCGAAGCCGAGCGGCCGCAGGTCGTGGCGACCTTCGGACCGGACGGGATCACCGGGCACCGCGACCACATCGCCATTGGGCGTGCCGCCGACGAGGCCTTCCACCGGGCCCGGTGCGTGCCGGGACCCGGGTTGCGCCGCCTGGTCCACGGGGCGATCCGCGCCTCGGTCCTCGAGCGCTGGAACACCGCCCGGCGGCGTGCCGGCGCCGAGGAATGGGACCCGGGGCGCGAGTACCACCTGCGCCCGGTCCCGGACGAGGCCATCGACATCGAGGTCGACACCTCCGCGGTGTGCTCGCGGATCGTCGCCGGGCTGCTGGAACACCGCAGCCAGCGCGAGGTGCTGATCGAACCGGGCGCCAGCGTGCGTCGCTGGGAACGGGTGGTCTCCCGCGAGCCCGCGGTCATGGCATGGCCGCCGCGTGCCGCCGGCCAACCCGTGCTCGCCGACCTGTTCGAGGGGCTCTGA
- a CDS encoding isochorismatase family protein — MDEHREGLKTALVIINMQQGVMDYCVHPKKVVSRIQDLVSRARDTGTPIYWVQDEREFERHSTPWRLAAGLEPQDDEHRIFKSYRDAFTGTGLHASLIAEDVGRLVICGAQSDYCLRTAAGRAAAMGYDVTVVRDAHTTGAETFEGQSLTGDQIIAHTNAYFATLDYPNQDFSLMRTDEVAFRPVTVDD; from the coding sequence ATGGACGAACATCGCGAAGGCTTAAAAACGGCACTTGTCATCATCAACATGCAGCAAGGCGTGATGGATTACTGCGTGCATCCCAAGAAGGTCGTCTCCCGCATCCAGGATTTGGTCTCCCGGGCCAGGGACACCGGAACGCCGATCTACTGGGTGCAGGACGAACGCGAATTCGAACGCCATTCAACCCCGTGGCGCCTGGCCGCCGGACTGGAACCGCAGGACGACGAGCACCGCATCTTCAAGTCCTACCGGGACGCCTTCACCGGCACCGGGCTGCATGCCTCGCTGATTGCCGAGGACGTGGGACGCCTGGTGATCTGCGGCGCCCAGTCCGACTACTGCCTGCGCACCGCGGCCGGCCGTGCGGCCGCCATGGGCTACGACGTCACGGTGGTGCGCGATGCCCACACCACGGGCGCCGAGACCTTCGAGGGCCAGTCGCTGACCGGCGACCAGATCATCGCGCACACCAACGCGTACTTCGCCACTCTTGACTACCCCAACCAGGATTTCTCGCTGATGCGCACAGACGAGGTCGCTTTCCGGCCCGTCACGGTGGACGACTGA
- a CDS encoding DNA/RNA non-specific endonuclease produces MSAEFQGGNELYSGDLPDHGHLARRADLLWAGMPKAERANRDSFFFTNVTPEMDDFNQSSKNGVCDRIEDAVFSDVGIEDLKVSVFGGLVFQVDDRLYRGIRLPRKY; encoded by the coding sequence ATTTCGGCCGAGTTCCAGGGTGGGAACGAGCTCTACAGCGGCGATCTCCCGGATCACGGTCATCTGGCCCGTCGGGCAGACTTGCTGTGGGCGGGGATGCCCAAGGCCGAACGCGCCAATAGGGACTCGTTCTTCTTCACCAACGTCACCCCGGAAATGGACGATTTCAACCAAAGCAGCAAGAACGGGGTGTGCGATCGAATCGAGGACGCGGTGTTCTCCGACGTCGGCATCGAGGACCTGAAGGTCAGCGTATTCGGCGGACTGGTGTTCCAAGTCGATGACCGCCTGTACCGAGGAATTCGGCTGCCACGCAAGTACTGA
- a CDS encoding patatin-like phospholipase family protein: MNSTPFTTRHYTLPALDTARTVRTANERALVLGGGGSAGNAWLIGVMAGLFESGLDVTDADVVIGTSAGATAAAQISGASPTRLLADILSVQPPQRTAPRGAGSGRAPKGPASEHLRRTSGIIAAAADPADMRRRMGAAALELEAASEDSGQARWRDTVAARLPGRHWPERTVLMTAVDARTGEPVVFDRHSGVDLVDAVAASCAAATAYGIGEDRFIDGGYRRSSENADLAAGCGRVLVLSPLGGRTRHPLEWGMALAVQVDELRAGGSRVETILPDDDSFEAFGNNMMDLSARPPAARAGYEQGRALAGRLAEFWR; encoded by the coding sequence ATGAATTCAACTCCCTTTACCACCAGGCATTACACCTTGCCCGCGCTCGACACCGCCCGGACCGTGCGCACCGCGAACGAACGGGCGCTGGTTCTCGGCGGCGGCGGATCGGCGGGCAATGCCTGGCTGATCGGCGTCATGGCCGGCCTCTTCGAGTCCGGCCTGGATGTGACCGATGCCGACGTGGTCATCGGCACGTCGGCCGGTGCCACGGCCGCGGCCCAGATCTCCGGCGCGAGCCCCACCCGGCTGCTGGCCGACATCCTGTCCGTTCAACCCCCGCAACGGACCGCTCCGCGTGGAGCCGGCAGCGGACGCGCTCCGAAGGGGCCGGCGTCCGAGCACCTGCGCAGGACGAGCGGGATCATTGCCGCCGCTGCGGATCCGGCCGACATGCGCCGCAGGATGGGCGCGGCGGCGCTCGAACTGGAGGCGGCGTCGGAGGACTCCGGGCAGGCGCGCTGGCGCGACACGGTCGCCGCAAGGCTGCCCGGCCGGCACTGGCCGGAGCGGACGGTCCTGATGACGGCGGTCGATGCCCGCACCGGGGAACCGGTCGTGTTCGACAGGCACAGCGGGGTCGACCTGGTGGACGCCGTGGCCGCCAGCTGTGCAGCCGCCACCGCGTACGGCATCGGCGAGGACCGGTTCATCGACGGCGGCTACCGGCGATCCAGCGAGAATGCCGATCTGGCGGCCGGCTGCGGGCGGGTGCTGGTGCTCTCCCCGCTCGGCGGGCGGACCCGGCACCCATTGGAGTGGGGCATGGCCCTGGCCGTGCAGGTCGACGAGCTGCGCGCCGGCGGCAGCAGGGTCGAAACCATCCTGCCGGATGATGATTCCTTCGAGGCCTTCGGCAACAACATGATGGATCTGTCGGCCCGTCCACCCGCCGCCCGGGCCGGCTACGAGCAAGGCAGGGCGCTGGCCGGGCGGCTCGCCGAATTCTGGCGCTGA
- a CDS encoding ATP-binding protein yields the protein MLQLNLLGEQRLTRRGTDLAGGGSRAVELLAYLVVHPGIRVPRSVLAGTFWPETPQPQAMTNLRRELHNLRRLLDGVDALGMSDGAIGALECAGLRVDVQLFSAERAAALQAAGRDPARFVAHAQAALAEYRGDLMPGNYSDWVPEARERLLRECTALCDEAAAALTALGKGQRALEVAGRRVTISPLEELGYRGLIRAHLALGDRPAALHAYHRCADVLERELGVAPAAETRQLLDLPAQPSGAPGPAARTAAPGSLTVGRETEQAVLQGCWEKARAGRRALLVLSGPPGVGKTHLAKALGQLARTGGAAVAFARCVDASGLVPLAPVAGWLRSRDIAPLLATLPEPIRHEAARLLPELPDPTPWAGTEAQPGPGRAMVDAWQRYRFFESLAGAVAAPGRPTLLLLDDLQWCDPDTAAWIAFLLESPGSRQLLLVATLREGAETQSPAIATLLEGARSAGLLHRLGVAPLGEAAGAELAGRIRGRPLGTDESRLLAAATSGFPLYILEAARTAPGDGFSPLLGRRLSRLGPAARSVAELAAAFGRGISLELLAEAGDLDTMSLAGALDELWREGILLPTGSGYDFGHNLLRTAVRENTTPAGRWLLHRRLAKSLELLNAGKLDAVAATLAEHYELGSNPERALSFHLRAGADAVRVFANSAALKSYDQALGIIGRLPAGAERDEAELSVRRAMSPPQTALLGYSSAALLGNLERVGALAERLGRPEVHSASLVGLFAGRYVQGRIEDSYAIARRALDLAGDDPALLGQAHFAVAGAAQGSGRIAEAIEHFAQCTEGSPPGYSYILGTRLHIHARAWAAHAHWLAGDDAGAVQLCAQALAGAQAGGHIYTRAVALAYAAVLGQFRGDRDAVAEKVAELIALCRRYDIAYYGQWGEILAGWLAGGEPGAARIRAGIGALRATDALARMPYWLWLLADTLAADGRRADACAALDAARATAALHQDSWWLPEVLRMRALLDAGDRSGTLFDEAREVAGAQGSAALLARLGPEDS from the coding sequence GTGCTGCAACTGAACTTGCTTGGGGAACAACGACTGACCCGCCGGGGCACCGACCTGGCGGGCGGAGGGTCGCGCGCCGTTGAGCTGCTGGCCTACCTCGTGGTGCATCCGGGGATCCGGGTGCCGCGCTCGGTGCTGGCCGGGACGTTCTGGCCCGAGACCCCGCAACCACAGGCCATGACCAACCTGCGCCGCGAACTGCACAACCTGCGCCGGCTGCTGGACGGCGTCGATGCGCTGGGGATGTCCGACGGCGCCATCGGCGCGCTGGAATGTGCGGGGTTGCGCGTGGATGTGCAGCTCTTTTCCGCCGAACGGGCCGCGGCGCTGCAGGCGGCGGGCCGGGACCCGGCCCGCTTCGTGGCCCACGCCCAGGCGGCGCTGGCGGAGTACCGGGGGGATTTGATGCCGGGGAACTATTCCGACTGGGTGCCCGAGGCGCGGGAGAGGCTCCTGCGCGAATGCACCGCCCTGTGCGACGAAGCAGCGGCGGCCCTCACCGCGCTGGGGAAGGGGCAGCGGGCCCTGGAGGTGGCCGGCCGGCGCGTCACCATCTCACCGCTGGAGGAACTCGGCTACCGGGGCCTGATCCGCGCACACCTGGCCCTCGGGGACCGGCCCGCGGCGCTGCACGCCTACCACCGCTGTGCCGACGTGCTCGAACGTGAACTCGGCGTGGCACCGGCGGCCGAGACCCGCCAACTGCTGGACCTTCCCGCGCAGCCCTCCGGGGCACCGGGCCCCGCAGCCAGGACAGCGGCGCCCGGCAGCCTGACGGTGGGGCGGGAAACAGAGCAGGCGGTGCTGCAAGGCTGCTGGGAGAAGGCCCGGGCCGGACGGCGGGCCCTGCTGGTGCTGTCCGGCCCGCCGGGGGTCGGCAAGACGCACCTGGCCAAGGCGCTGGGCCAGCTGGCGCGCACCGGCGGGGCTGCTGTGGCCTTCGCGCGCTGCGTCGATGCCTCCGGCCTGGTCCCGCTGGCCCCCGTCGCCGGATGGCTGCGCAGCCGCGACATCGCCCCGCTGCTTGCCACGCTTCCGGAACCCATCCGGCACGAGGCGGCCCGGCTGCTGCCCGAGCTGCCCGACCCCACCCCGTGGGCGGGGACCGAGGCGCAACCGGGCCCGGGCCGGGCCATGGTCGATGCCTGGCAGCGCTACAGGTTCTTCGAATCGCTGGCCGGCGCCGTCGCGGCCCCCGGCCGGCCCACCCTGCTGCTGCTCGATGACCTGCAATGGTGCGACCCCGACACCGCAGCCTGGATCGCCTTCCTGCTCGAATCCCCCGGGTCCCGGCAGCTGCTGCTGGTGGCCACCCTGCGGGAAGGGGCAGAAACCCAGTCACCGGCCATCGCCACCCTGCTGGAAGGTGCACGCAGCGCGGGTCTGCTGCACAGGCTAGGCGTCGCACCCCTGGGCGAGGCCGCGGGTGCCGAGCTGGCAGGCCGGATCCGCGGCCGCCCGCTGGGCACCGACGAGTCCCGGCTGCTGGCCGCCGCCACCTCCGGCTTCCCGCTGTACATCCTCGAGGCGGCACGCACGGCGCCGGGTGACGGATTCAGCCCGCTGCTGGGCCGGCGGCTGTCCCGCCTGGGACCGGCGGCCCGGTCGGTGGCCGAGCTTGCCGCCGCCTTCGGGCGGGGCATCAGCCTCGAGCTGCTGGCCGAGGCCGGGGACCTGGACACCATGTCGCTGGCCGGTGCCCTGGACGAGCTCTGGCGCGAGGGCATCCTGCTGCCCACCGGCTCCGGCTACGATTTCGGCCACAACCTGCTGCGCACCGCCGTGCGGGAGAACACGACCCCGGCCGGCCGCTGGCTGCTGCACCGCAGGCTGGCGAAGTCCCTGGAGCTGCTGAACGCCGGAAAGCTCGATGCCGTGGCCGCCACGCTCGCCGAGCACTACGAGCTGGGATCCAATCCGGAACGGGCCCTGTCCTTCCACCTGCGGGCCGGCGCCGACGCCGTGCGGGTGTTCGCGAACTCCGCCGCCCTGAAAAGCTACGACCAGGCGCTGGGGATCATTGGCCGGCTGCCCGCCGGGGCGGAACGCGACGAGGCCGAGCTGTCGGTGCGCCGGGCCATGTCCCCGCCGCAGACCGCGTTGCTGGGCTACTCCTCGGCGGCGCTGCTGGGGAACCTGGAACGCGTCGGGGCGCTTGCCGAACGGCTGGGGCGGCCCGAGGTGCACTCGGCAAGCCTCGTCGGGCTATTTGCCGGACGCTACGTCCAGGGACGCATCGAGGATTCCTACGCGATCGCCCGCCGGGCCCTGGATCTGGCCGGGGACGACCCGGCCCTGCTGGGGCAGGCACACTTCGCCGTGGCCGGAGCGGCGCAGGGCTCGGGACGGATCGCCGAGGCCATCGAACACTTTGCGCAGTGCACCGAAGGCTCGCCGCCGGGCTATTCCTACATCCTGGGCACCAGGCTGCACATCCATGCCCGCGCCTGGGCGGCCCACGCTCACTGGTTGGCCGGGGACGATGCCGGCGCCGTGCAGCTGTGTGCTCAGGCGCTCGCCGGGGCGCAGGCCGGTGGACACATCTACACCCGTGCCGTGGCCCTGGCCTACGCGGCGGTGCTCGGGCAATTCCGCGGGGACCGGGATGCGGTGGCCGAGAAGGTGGCGGAGCTGATCGCGCTGTGCCGCCGCTACGACATCGCCTACTACGGGCAATGGGGCGAAATCCTGGCCGGCTGGCTGGCCGGCGGGGAGCCGGGCGCCGCAAGGATCCGCGCCGGGATCGGGGCGCTGCGCGCCACCGACGCGCTGGCCCGGATGCCCTACTGGCTGTGGCTGCTGGCCGATACCCTCGCCGCCGACGGGCGGCGGGCCGACGCGTGCGCGGCGCTCGATGCGGCCCGTGCCACCGCAGCCCTGCACCAAGACAGCTGGTGGCTGCCCGAGGTGCTGCGGATGCGTGCGCTCCTGGATGCGGGGGACCGGTCCGGCACCCTGTTCGACGAAGCACGCGAGGTGGCCGGCGCGCAGGGCAGTGCCGCACTGCTGGCACGGCTGGGGCCCGAAGACAGTTGA
- a CDS encoding YigZ family protein, producing MDNDSVATAYTTVDGDFVHELEIKRSRFITYLRRVESEVDARALVAELRKKHFDARHHCSAFILGADRMAMRSNDDGEPSGTAGIPMLDALAKRETDAGRTDLSDVSAVVVRYFGGILLGAGGLVRAYSESVSSALDAAPLLRRERMRILGLDADHTAAGRLENDLRSAGVQVLGTDYGPSLATLRVALNDDAAILAAFHDRLATLTAGASNAENLGIEWVDVR from the coding sequence ATGGACAACGATTCTGTGGCGACGGCCTATACGACGGTGGACGGGGACTTCGTCCACGAGCTGGAGATCAAGCGTTCGCGCTTCATCACCTACCTGCGCCGGGTCGAATCCGAGGTCGATGCCCGCGCACTGGTGGCGGAGCTGCGCAAGAAGCACTTCGATGCCAGGCACCACTGCAGCGCCTTCATCCTGGGTGCCGACCGGATGGCGATGCGCAGCAACGACGACGGAGAACCCTCGGGCACCGCCGGCATCCCGATGCTCGACGCGCTGGCCAAGCGGGAAACCGACGCCGGGAGAACCGACCTGTCGGACGTTTCCGCGGTGGTGGTCCGCTACTTCGGCGGCATCCTGCTCGGTGCCGGCGGGTTGGTGCGTGCCTACTCCGAATCGGTGTCAAGCGCCCTGGATGCCGCCCCGCTGCTGCGCCGCGAACGCATGCGGATCCTGGGCCTCGATGCCGACCATACCGCCGCCGGACGGCTGGAAAACGACCTGCGCTCCGCCGGGGTGCAGGTGCTGGGCACCGACTACGGGCCGAGCCTGGCCACGTTGCGGGTCGCGCTGAACGACGACGCGGCGATCCTCGCCGCGTTCCACGACCGGCTGGCCACGCTGACCGCCGGGGCCTCGAACGCCGAAAACCTTGGAATCGAATGGGTGGATGTCCGTTGA
- a CDS encoding FHA domain-containing protein produces the protein MLDPNGNRGRRVTFSGSSLQVGREAGSGLLLDSPDVSRRHAVLWQEGNQIFVDDLGSTAGTTVNGTRLYGPQVLCAGDIVTFASTRLEVGKAPGSPQRQELGPSPRHDAATAARTRFDVGDQRADSINNIGGNQYNLQILEERRSLLLDVAATKTRARWILLSGFLIALAGASFFAAGIIRFLMAVADAASTGEAPDIFIDPFGVEILGLPSGLAGWAVAGLGMVLMLVGGVLHLVAIARQKRVDRELPLPPHP, from the coding sequence GTGCTCGACCCAAACGGAAATCGTGGTCGGCGGGTGACATTTTCCGGCAGTTCGCTGCAGGTGGGCCGTGAAGCGGGTTCCGGCCTGCTGCTGGACAGTCCTGATGTCAGCCGGAGGCATGCGGTGCTGTGGCAAGAAGGAAACCAAATTTTCGTCGATGACCTGGGTTCCACGGCAGGAACCACGGTGAACGGGACCCGCCTGTACGGACCGCAGGTGCTGTGTGCCGGAGACATCGTCACCTTCGCGTCGACTCGCCTCGAAGTTGGCAAGGCGCCCGGTTCACCACAACGCCAGGAACTGGGTCCGTCCCCGCGCCACGATGCTGCCACCGCTGCGAGAACGCGGTTTGACGTTGGAGATCAGCGCGCGGACTCCATCAACAATATTGGTGGAAACCAGTACAACCTCCAGATTCTTGAGGAACGCCGCAGCCTGCTCCTTGACGTGGCCGCCACAAAAACCCGGGCCCGCTGGATTTTGTTGTCGGGTTTCCTTATCGCACTGGCCGGTGCGTCCTTCTTCGCGGCCGGAATCATTCGGTTCCTCATGGCCGTGGCCGACGCGGCAAGCACCGGCGAAGCACCCGACATCTTCATTGATCCGTTCGGGGTTGAGATCCTCGGACTTCCATCCGGCCTGGCCGGCTGGGCGGTGGCGGGCCTCGGGATGGTCCTGATGCTCGTTGGAGGCGTGCTGCACCTTGTCGCCATCGCGCGGCAAAAGCGCGTGGATCGCGAGCTGCCGCTTCCACCGCATCCGTGA
- a CDS encoding class I SAM-dependent methyltransferase gives MSLDFSLLSRWPDVEDENLHAVDAADRLLLDLASEAGWPAEPGRVVILGDHYGALVLGALDAGVRGIRVHQDALSGARAIDANAASLMPGLSGEYRQLPPGAELLRGATLVLMALPRSLDALEEMLGFIAEHAEPFVTVMAAGRIKHMNLSMNQVLGSYFGSVTASLGRQKSRVLTATGLLPAGQLPATRFPLQQSFPLGLAKPLELRAYAQTFGGAKLDPGTRFLLEHLEPPAGARRAVDLGCGNGTIGTYLAVKHPRLSVHACDQSASAVASTQSTAAANGVGDRVLAVQDDALGTLPAASEQLVVLNPPFHMGNTVHAGIALKLIADAGRVLAPGGELWCVWNSHLGYRSQLEKLVGSTRQVARNPKFTVTVSTKA, from the coding sequence TTGAGCCTTGATTTTTCGTTGTTGAGCCGCTGGCCCGACGTGGAGGACGAGAACCTGCACGCAGTCGATGCCGCCGACCGGCTGCTGCTGGATCTGGCGTCCGAGGCCGGGTGGCCCGCGGAACCGGGTCGGGTGGTGATCCTGGGCGACCACTACGGCGCGCTGGTCCTTGGGGCCCTGGATGCCGGGGTGCGCGGCATCCGCGTGCACCAGGACGCGCTCTCCGGGGCCCGTGCGATCGATGCGAACGCCGCCTCCCTGATGCCGGGGCTTTCCGGTGAATACCGGCAGCTGCCGCCGGGTGCCGAACTGCTTCGGGGCGCCACACTGGTGCTGATGGCCCTCCCCCGTTCGCTGGATGCGCTGGAGGAGATGCTCGGGTTCATCGCGGAGCACGCCGAGCCTTTCGTCACGGTCATGGCCGCCGGGCGGATCAAGCACATGAACCTGTCGATGAACCAGGTGCTGGGCAGCTACTTCGGTTCCGTCACCGCTTCGCTGGGACGGCAGAAATCCAGGGTGCTCACCGCCACCGGGCTGCTCCCGGCCGGCCAGCTGCCCGCCACCCGTTTCCCGCTGCAGCAATCATTCCCCCTGGGCCTGGCCAAACCGCTCGAGCTGCGCGCCTACGCGCAGACCTTCGGCGGGGCCAAGCTGGACCCGGGCACCCGTTTCCTGCTCGAGCACCTGGAGCCGCCCGCCGGCGCACGCCGCGCCGTGGACCTGGGCTGCGGCAACGGCACCATCGGAACGTACCTCGCGGTGAAGCACCCGCGGCTTTCGGTCCACGCCTGCGACCAGTCGGCCTCCGCCGTCGCCTCCACGCAATCCACCGCCGCGGCCAACGGGGTCGGGGACCGCGTCTTGGCCGTCCAGGACGACGCGCTCGGGACCCTGCCCGCGGCCTCCGAACAGCTGGTGGTGCTCAACCCGCCCTTCCACATGGGCAACACCGTGCATGCGGGGATCGCGCTGAAATTGATTGCCGATGCCGGCCGCGTGCTGGCACCGGGCGGGGAACTCTGGTGCGTCTGGAATTCGCACCTGGGCTACCGCAGCCAGCTCGAAAAGCTCGTGGGTTCCACCCGCCAGGTCGCGCGAAACCCGAAGTTCACCGTGACGGTGTCGACGAAGGCGTAG